One stretch of Halococcus sediminicola DNA includes these proteins:
- a CDS encoding double zinc ribbon domain-containing protein: protein MSKITFRADDELIDELETLETSKSEAMREALRAYLARDEEPASDSLDAIVAERVDALIDERLGAFTPAQPQDVNVNITLDGDSVETSEGHSAGRKTERAPAQTGSDARKTCAQCGEEIGEEHVYCPNCGEKAAHRVFCDCGDELRSDWGFCPSCGRRTPAADVLDGA, encoded by the coding sequence ATGAGCAAGATCACGTTCCGCGCCGACGACGAGCTCATCGACGAGCTCGAAACCCTGGAGACCTCCAAGAGCGAGGCGATGCGCGAGGCGCTCCGGGCGTATCTCGCGCGGGACGAGGAACCGGCGTCCGACAGCCTCGACGCCATCGTCGCCGAGCGCGTGGACGCGCTCATCGACGAGCGACTGGGCGCGTTTACGCCCGCTCAACCGCAGGACGTGAACGTAAACATCACGCTCGACGGCGATTCCGTCGAGACGAGCGAGGGGCACTCGGCGGGACGTAAGACGGAGCGCGCGCCGGCGCAAACGGGGTCGGACGCGCGTAAAACGTGCGCGCAGTGTGGTGAGGAAATCGGCGAAGAGCACGTTTACTGCCCGAATTGCGGGGAGAAGGCGGCTCACCGGGTGTTCTGTGACTGCGGCGACGAGCTGCGCTCGGACTGGGGGTTCTGTCCGAGCTGTGGCCGACGGACCCCTGCAGCCGACGTCCTCGATGGAGCGTAA
- a CDS encoding ribbon-helix-helix domain-containing protein, whose translation MERVTLRIPKQQIEEVERMVELGEYPNRSEAIRAAVREMVAEEGRGERPTKRPFARA comes from the coding sequence ATGGAGCGTGTGACACTGCGAATTCCGAAACAGCAGATCGAGGAGGTCGAACGAATGGTCGAACTCGGCGAGTACCCGAATCGCAGCGAGGCGATTCGGGCGGCCGTCAGGGAGATGGTCGCCGAGGAGGGTCGCGGAGAGCGCCCCACCAAACGACCGTTTGCGAGGGCCTGA
- the ftsZ gene encoding cell division protein FtsZ, translating into MQDIVESALENAELEKQRRDETELEEFGDPRIVVVGCGGAGNNTVNRLYNIGVDGAETIAINTDKQHLQMVEADTRVLVGKSLTQGLGAGGDPEMGERATEMAQGTIKEVLSGADLVFVTAGMGGGTGTGAAPVVAKIASDEGAIVVGMVSTPFNVERARTVKAEEGLEKLRSEADSIIVLDNNRLLDYVPNLPVGKAFSVMDQLIAETVKGISETITQPSLINLDYADMTSIMNQGGVAVMLVGETQDKNKTEEVVKDAMTHPLLDVDYRGASGGLVHITGGPDLTLKEAEEIAERVTDRLDPSANVIWGSRIREEYKGKVRVMAIMTGVQSAQVLGPDAQQQADRSRAALEEDFETNTAQSDGGHEREQQNGLDVIR; encoded by the coding sequence ATGCAGGACATCGTCGAGTCGGCGCTCGAAAACGCCGAACTCGAAAAACAGCGCCGCGACGAGACGGAGTTGGAGGAGTTCGGCGACCCGCGCATCGTCGTCGTCGGCTGTGGCGGTGCGGGCAACAACACCGTCAACAGGTTGTACAACATCGGCGTCGACGGTGCCGAGACCATCGCCATCAACACCGACAAACAGCACCTCCAGATGGTCGAGGCCGACACGCGGGTGCTCGTCGGCAAGAGTCTGACACAGGGACTCGGCGCGGGTGGCGACCCGGAGATGGGCGAGCGCGCGACCGAGATGGCCCAAGGTACCATCAAGGAGGTGCTCTCGGGGGCAGACCTCGTGTTCGTCACTGCAGGAATGGGTGGCGGGACGGGGACCGGAGCCGCCCCGGTCGTGGCGAAGATCGCCAGCGACGAGGGAGCCATCGTCGTCGGGATGGTCTCCACACCGTTCAATGTCGAGCGGGCCAGAACTGTCAAGGCCGAGGAGGGGCTCGAAAAACTCCGCAGCGAGGCCGACTCCATCATCGTGCTCGACAACAACCGCCTGCTCGATTACGTTCCCAACCTCCCCGTCGGCAAGGCCTTCTCGGTGATGGACCAGCTTATCGCCGAGACGGTCAAGGGAATCTCCGAGACCATCACCCAGCCGTCGCTCATCAACCTCGACTACGCCGACATGACCTCCATCATGAACCAAGGCGGCGTGGCTGTGATGCTCGTCGGCGAGACACAGGACAAGAACAAGACCGAAGAGGTGGTCAAGGACGCGATGACTCACCCCCTGCTCGACGTCGATTACCGGGGTGCCTCCGGTGGACTGGTCCACATCACCGGCGGACCCGACCTCACCCTGAAGGAGGCAGAAGAGATCGCCGAGCGCGTCACCGATCGGTTGGACCCGAGCGCGAACGTCATCTGGGGCTCGCGCATCCGTGAGGAGTACAAGGGCAAGGTCCGCGTGATGGCCATCATGACGGGCGTCCAGAGCGCCCAGGTGCTCGGTCCCGACGCCCAGCAGCAGGCCGACCGCTCGCGCGCGGCGCTCGAAGAGGACTTCGAGACGAACACGGCCCAGAGCGACGGCGGCCATGAGCGCGAACAGCAGAACGGTCTCGACGTCATCCGATAG
- the ncsA gene encoding tRNA 2-thiolation protein NcsA yields the protein MNCTKCDRDAVVHAAYSGAHLCDHHLRESVEKRVRRRIRQDGLVGEDATPENPETWLVGLSGGKDSVVLTSILDETFAADPRIELVALTIHEGIEGYRDESLDAATELADGLDIHHEVVSYTDEFDLEMDDVVEKDPEGMAACAYCGVFRRDLLADYAHEFGADKLLTGHNLDDEAQTALMNFFEGDVAQMAKHFDASLGPFDERAESTEFVPRAKPLRDVPEKEVALYAHLADLPVHMAECPHSTEAYRGEIQELLLDMEERHPGTRHSIMAGYEELAKLAASAYGAEGADLGECERCGNATTRELCRTCQLTEAVHAA from the coding sequence ATGAACTGCACCAAGTGCGACCGCGACGCGGTGGTTCACGCCGCGTACTCCGGGGCGCATCTCTGCGACCACCACCTCCGGGAGTCGGTCGAAAAGCGCGTCCGCCGGCGCATCCGTCAGGATGGTCTCGTCGGTGAGGATGCAACCCCCGAAAACCCCGAGACGTGGCTGGTCGGTCTCTCGGGCGGGAAGGACAGCGTCGTACTGACCTCGATTCTCGACGAGACGTTCGCCGCGGACCCGCGCATCGAACTGGTCGCGCTCACGATCCACGAGGGTATCGAGGGCTACCGCGACGAGAGCCTCGACGCCGCGACCGAACTTGCCGACGGGTTGGACATCCACCACGAGGTGGTGAGCTACACCGACGAGTTCGACCTGGAGATGGACGACGTCGTCGAAAAGGACCCCGAGGGAATGGCCGCGTGTGCGTACTGTGGCGTCTTCCGGCGAGATCTGCTCGCCGATTATGCCCACGAGTTCGGCGCGGACAAACTCCTGACGGGTCACAACCTCGACGACGAGGCCCAGACCGCGCTGATGAACTTCTTCGAGGGCGACGTCGCCCAGATGGCCAAACACTTCGACGCGAGCCTCGGGCCGTTCGACGAGCGCGCGGAGAGTACGGAGTTCGTCCCGCGCGCGAAACCCCTGCGGGACGTACCCGAAAAGGAGGTCGCCCTCTACGCTCACCTCGCCGATCTGCCCGTTCACATGGCCGAGTGCCCCCACTCCACCGAGGCCTACCGCGGCGAGATCCAGGAGCTCCTCCTCGACATGGAAGAGCGCCATCCCGGTACGCGCCACTCCATCATGGCCGGCTACGAGGAACTGGCGAAACTGGCCGCCAGCGCCTACGGCGCGGAAGGTGCCGATCTCGGCGAGTGCGAGCGCTGTGGCAACGCCACGACACGCGAACTCTGTCGGACGTGCCAGCTCACCGAGGCAGTCCACGCGGCCTGA